The genomic window TTCCAAATAAAGCCACGCTCACCGTTCCGACGAGGAGGTAGATTGTGAGAATCCAGCTGACGTCGTTGGGGTTTATGGCAAACTCCCTCTGGATGGTGGGCAGCGCTGGGGTGAGCATCGCCTCGGTGTACATGACGAGGAGCGGGAGGATAACAACGACGAGCATCGCCTTTTTTGCATAGCTCAGGTCGTAGGTTTCGCCCTTTCTCTCAACCATCACTTTCCATCACCGATGTATCGGACGATATATCGCTTATAAAGTTAGCGGTAGGGAGTATAAACTCTTGGGACAAACCAGAAGATGGGTGGATGCATGTCTGAGTAATATCAGGAGGTTGGCCGGAATCCTCGGCAGGGAGAGAGCGAGAGAGGTGGGAGAGTACTTGAAGAAACTCAACGAGAGGTTTTAGGCCATTAATGAACGCTTTGGAGATGCTCTTGTGCTCGTGCTCACCTCAATCGGGACATTCTCCCGAAGGCCTCGTCCTTTAGGGCAGGGGTGGGTGGATATTGGATAATATTGGAACGAAGAGTTAGGGATTTTGGCGCTTTAGGTTTTATTCTTTATTGTGCATCATTAGGAACTCTTTGGGAGTGAGGATGTAGAATTCGTGGCCGTCCAACTTGAATTTTTTGTTCTTGTTCCTAATTTTCAGCAGGTGTTTTCGATCATATGTTATCAGGAACTCAGCCTTTGAGTTGTAGACCACGTCGAGGAATGGAACGTCCCTCGGATCATAAACCGTCTCAAGGAGGGCCTTTGAGTTTTTAAAAGATCTTTTTATGGCTACTCTTGTGGACATTGCCAGAACGGCGTCGATTCTTATCCGTGAGATTGCAGGCGGAATTCGCTTGGCAACTTTTGGATACGCTGTTACCCTGTAGTACTCGCTTTTAGTTGAACCTGAATAGTAGTGCCGGACTTTTCCCTCTGCAAGAAGTCTTACCACGTCGAAAGCATGGCCTTTCGGAGAAAGGAGTGCAGCTATTAGAACTGAAGTGTCAATGACTATTCGAGGCCGAGTTCCTTCAGCTTTTTCTCTATTCTCTGCCATTTCCTTATCTCCTCCCTGGCCTCGTAGTAAAGCCTGACTGCGTCCTCTTCATTCATTGCAGGTTCCTCATTACTCCACTCCTCAATGATTTTTTTGGCCTTTTCCTTCGTCACTTTTGTTCGGGTCTTTTTGAGCTTCTCAAGGTTGGCCTTCCACTCGTAATACTCAAGGAGCTCCTTTGGGGAGACCCCAACGGCCTTGGCAACTTCCTCTATAAGGAGCCTTACACCCTCTGAATTCCTCACGCTGACGGCCATTCATCACACCTTGAAGAAGTTGAAGAAAAGGAATGTTATTAACTTTTCTTCAGCGGTACATTATCATCGGCTCAATGTGGTACACACTACCCAC from Thermococcus sp. MAR1 includes these protein-coding regions:
- a CDS encoding putative toxin-antitoxin system toxin component, PIN family — translated: MAENREKAEGTRPRIVIDTSVLIAALLSPKGHAFDVVRLLAEGKVRHYYSGSTKSEYYRVTAYPKVAKRIPPAISRIRIDAVLAMSTRVAIKRSFKNSKALLETVYDPRDVPFLDVVYNSKAEFLITYDRKHLLKIRNKNKKFKLDGHEFYILTPKEFLMMHNKE